The genomic interval GCGGCATCAGTGGCGCGCAGCACGACCACGGGATTCATCAATTTATGTTCGGGCCAGACGGCCGTTTGTATTTCAATTTCGGAAACTCCGGCAAACAGTTGAAGGACAAAAACGGCAAACCCGTCATTGATCTTGCCGGCAATGTGGTGAATGACAAGCGCCAGCCGTATCAGGAAGGAATGGTGTTTCGCTGCAAACTTGATGGCAGCGAAGTTGAAACGCTCGGCTGGAATTTCCGCAACAACTGGATGGTTACTGTCGACAGCTTCGGCACGATGTGGCAAAGCGACAATGACGATGACGGCAACCGCGGCGTGCGCATCAACTACGTGATGGAGTACGGCAACTACGGCTACAAAGATGAATTCACCGGTGCGGGTTGGCGAACCTCGCGCACCAATATCGAGAAAACCATCCCGCTGCGCCACTGGCATCTCAACGACCCCGGCGTGATGCCCAACCTCCTCCAAACCGGCGCGGGCTCGCCCACCGGCATTTGCGTTTACGAGGGCGACTTGCTGCCGAAAATTTTCCACGGCCAAATCATCCACTGCGACGCCGGCCCTAGCATCGTGCGCGCCTACCCCGTCAAGCCCAGCGGCGCGGGCTACACCGCCACCACCGTCAACATCCTCGACGGCGCCAAGCGCGACAAATGGTTCCGCCCCTCCGACGTGAAAGTGGCCCCCGATGGCTCCCTCATCGTCGCCGACTGGTACGACCCCGGCGTCGGCGGCCACCGAATGGGCGACCTCGACCGCGGCCGATTGTTCCGCATCACGCCCAAAGGTCACAAGGGATACAAACAGCCGAAGTTAGATTTTAAAACCGCAAAGGGTCTCGTGGCTGCGTTAAAGAATCCAAACAACTCCGTGCGGCAAATTGCATTTACAGAATTAAAGAATCGAAAAGAGGCCACCCCAACTTTGTTGAAGCTGTTTGAGGATGGCTCTCCACATCATCGCGCACGTGCCCTTTGGTTGCTCGCCCAGAACAAGGGCATCCGCACCCCTTTGCTAATCAAGGCCGCTGTTGATAGAGATGAAAATATCCGGGCATTGTCCATTCGCATTTCGCGTCAATTGAAGCTCAACACATTAATTTCTATCCGAAATAAGGCCGACGATAATAGCCCGGTTGTCCGCCGCGAATGCCTCATTGCTCTGCGGCATCACAAGAGTCCGGAAGCCCCCGCGCTGTGGGCGTATCTGGCCAACGCGCACGATGGCAAAGACCGTTGGTATCTCGAAGCCCTCGGCTTGGCGGCGGACAAGCAGGAAAACAAATTCTTTGACGCGTGGCTGAAGGCATCGCCCAAGCTCAACACCCCCGCCGCGCGCGACATCATTTGGCGTTGTCGTGGCACGCACGCGGCGAAGTATCTCGCCGACATCATCCTCGACAAATCTATTGCCGAGGAAGACAAACCCCGCTACCTCCGCGCCCTTGATTTCACCCCAAAAGGCAAGGAACGCGACGAAGCCCTCGCCCGTATTGCGCTGGGGTTGTAGCGCATTTTACAGACACGGATTTTCACGGATGTTTTTTAATCTGTGCGAATCCGTGTAATCCGTGTCTTTCATTTTCAAGACACTCCATTACAATGCCCGTGTGAAACAGTTCATCGCCATTTTATTTTTGGTTGGCAATTTATCCGCTGCGGAGCCGTTGCCGCCGGCGAAGGTGAACACGTTGATTGAGGCGTTGGGGCGGTTGAAGCCGGCTTTGGTGAATTCAAATGCCGCGCTCAAGGAGAAGCTGAATCAAGTGCTTGATTCGGTGCGGGGCGAGGCACGTTCGGTGGCGTTGATTAAAAAATTCCAAGTGAAAGGCCGCGAAGTGGATTTGTTGGTCGTGGCGGTGAAGCACCCCAATGACCCCGCCGGTGTGGAGGCGTTGGGAATGGTGTTGGCGGGTGACGGGAAAAAAGCCGTGGCTGCGTTGCTCATCGGTAAGGATGCCAAACAAGCCGCCGCCGTGGCGCGCGCATTGGGGAACAGCAATAACCAAAAAGTCATTCCGCTGCTCGTGCCTTTGGTGACCAACGCCGAGGTGCACGTCAATGTGCGCAAGGAAGCGGTGAAGGGTTTGGCGAATTTCGAGGCTGGCGCGAAGCAATTGCTGGCGTTGGCGAAGGCGGGGAAGTTGCCACTGAGCGCGAAGTTCACTGCGAGTCTTGCATTGAGCACGGTGCGTTGGCCGGCCATCAAAGCGGAAGCGGCGAAGGTGTTGCCGCCGCTTTTGGGCGCGAATGCAACGCCGTTGCCGCCGGTGGCGGTGTTGGCCAAGCGCAAGGGCAACATTGGCAATGGCGCGAAGATTTTTCTGCGCGAAGCGGTGCAGTGCGCGCGTTGTCACAAAGTGGGCGATGCGGGAATCGAAGTGGGACCGGCATTAACGGAGATTGGTGATAAACTGCCGAAGACGGAATTGTACGCGTCCATCCTCGATCCGAGCGCGGGGATTGCCTTCGGTTACGAGGCGTGGCTGGTGTTAATGAATGACGGCAATGCCGCCTTCGGCATCATCGAAAGCGAAACGGACGATGAAATTTCAATCAAAGGCCCCACCGGCGCAGTGACGAAACACGTGAAGGCGAATATCAAAAGCCGCGCGCAACAGCCGGTTTCGCTCATGCCGCCGGGATTGCATTTGACGTTGAAGGAAGCGGAGTTGGTGGACTTGGTTGAGTATTTGGCTTCGCTGAAGAAAAGGTAGGGCGAGCTCTCCGAGCGCGCCGCGGCGGTTTCGGAGAAACCGCCCTACCCTCACCCCGGCGGCCAAGCCATCGCTCTCCCGCCCAAAATGTGCAGGTGCAAATGGGGGACGGTTTCGCCTCCGTCTTTGCCGTTGTTGATGACGAGGCGGAAGCCGTTTTCTTGGAGGCCAAGGTCGTCGGCGATTTCGCGGGCTTTCAAAAGTAGATGACCGAGGACTTGATGATCTTCGGGCTCGGCTTCGGCGATACGGGGGATTGGTTTTTTGGGAATCACCAACACGTGCACGGGCGCTTGCGGGTTGATGTCGTTGAAGGCGAGGACGAGGTCGTCTTCGTAGACGATGTCGGCGGGGATTTTGCGGGCGATGATTTTCTCGAAGAGGGTCATCACACAATCATCAGCGTGAGCTTCGCTTGCTGTTGATGCTTGGAAACGATGTGGCGCAGGTAATCGACAATTTGATCATTGAGCTTCTGGCAGCGCGGGCTCCATTGTTTTGCGCCGGTGAGTTTCTTGACCGCCTCGCGCAGTCCTTTTACGCGGAGCAGTTCGGGTTTGCCGTGGAGGTCGGCGTGGATTTGGTCGCGCAGGGTGCAGAAGAAAACCATCTCCAATCCTTCGCCGGCTTGATGGGCGAGATCGTG from Limisphaerales bacterium carries:
- a CDS encoding NPCBM/NEW2 domain-containing protein — protein: MEKDLYDNLDKKGGRRPKPKSNPGPKPTGKITGPKAAAVSKVLTQKTGPAKLEANIAGAQELHLVVTDGGDGFSCDWADWAEPTLIDAAGMPTRLTSLKWKTASSGFGNVSVDKNAGGKPMRIAGKSVAYGLGTHANSLVSYTLPKGHKFVKFNSTVGLDNGGTDQGNCGNQASVQFHVFTEKPKFVAAASGGGQAAGGRTPEEALKNLDVHPALQVELFAAEPMLLSPSNIDIDHRGRVWVCEVINYRGHRNKRPEGDRILILEDTDGDGKADKRKVFYQGRDIDSAHGVCVLGTVDGKNTRVIVSALDKVQVFTDVDGDDKADKKETLFSGISGAQHDHGIHQFMFGPDGRLYFNFGNSGKQLKDKNGKPVIDLAGNVVNDKRQPYQEGMVFRCKLDGSEVETLGWNFRNNWMVTVDSFGTMWQSDNDDDGNRGVRINYVMEYGNYGYKDEFTGAGWRTSRTNIEKTIPLRHWHLNDPGVMPNLLQTGAGSPTGICVYEGDLLPKIFHGQIIHCDAGPSIVRAYPVKPSGAGYTATTVNILDGAKRDKWFRPSDVKVAPDGSLIVADWYDPGVGGHRMGDLDRGRLFRITPKGHKGYKQPKLDFKTAKGLVAALKNPNNSVRQIAFTELKNRKEATPTLLKLFEDGSPHHRARALWLLAQNKGIRTPLLIKAAVDRDENIRALSIRISRQLKLNTLISIRNKADDNSPVVRRECLIALRHHKSPEAPALWAYLANAHDGKDRWYLEALGLAADKQENKFFDAWLKASPKLNTPAARDIIWRCRGTHAAKYLADIILDKSIAEEDKPRYLRALDFTPKGKERDEALARIALGL
- a CDS encoding c-type cytochrome, which translates into the protein MKQFIAILFLVGNLSAAEPLPPAKVNTLIEALGRLKPALVNSNAALKEKLNQVLDSVRGEARSVALIKKFQVKGREVDLLVVAVKHPNDPAGVEALGMVLAGDGKKAVAALLIGKDAKQAAAVARALGNSNNQKVIPLLVPLVTNAEVHVNVRKEAVKGLANFEAGAKQLLALAKAGKLPLSAKFTASLALSTVRWPAIKAEAAKVLPPLLGANATPLPPVAVLAKRKGNIGNGAKIFLREAVQCARCHKVGDAGIEVGPALTEIGDKLPKTELYASILDPSAGIAFGYEAWLVLMNDGNAAFGIIESETDDEISIKGPTGAVTKHVKANIKSRAQQPVSLMPPGLHLTLKEAELVDLVEYLASLKKR
- a CDS encoding histidine triad nucleotide-binding protein, which codes for MTLFEKIIARKIPADIVYEDDLVLAFNDINPQAPVHVLVIPKKPIPRIAEAEPEDHQVLGHLLLKAREIADDLGLQENGFRLVINNGKDGGETVPHLHLHILGGRAMAWPPG